In Halobacillus amylolyticus, the following proteins share a genomic window:
- a CDS encoding cation diffusion facilitator family transporter, translated as MAFLKLLKKGNKSSGIAALGNTLLAIIKAIAAAISGSGAMFATAIHSAADATNQGFVFFGSALAEKEPTERFPSGFGRVVNLFVLVAVTIVTIMAYETILKGWGLIQDPHPASNIWLNIGVLVVAIIVDGYILIKVMKEIGVESRAKLEEGNIFTNAFKNVSLAAPPTRLVFYEDIVATSGAVIALIFVVLSHFTGLYFLDGLGTLIIGILLIGIALKIGYENTIGLIGVAAPKIVEERIAKIILGDQNVVDISKLRIVQEGRDYHVESYIELKKGLTLGEADDIKYQVQDKVLEDPGVVDVTIGILETDDQKDWQVEKSNPKKT; from the coding sequence ATGGCCTTTTTAAAATTGCTCAAGAAAGGAAATAAATCATCTGGTATAGCAGCCCTAGGGAATACATTATTGGCAATTATCAAAGCGATTGCAGCTGCAATTAGCGGCAGCGGAGCGATGTTCGCAACAGCTATCCACTCGGCAGCCGATGCAACCAACCAAGGGTTTGTTTTTTTTGGAAGTGCATTAGCTGAAAAAGAACCTACAGAGCGGTTCCCATCTGGATTTGGACGTGTTGTCAACCTCTTTGTACTTGTAGCTGTTACTATTGTTACTATCATGGCCTATGAAACCATTTTAAAAGGATGGGGATTAATACAGGACCCTCATCCAGCATCTAACATTTGGCTGAATATTGGAGTATTAGTAGTAGCTATAATTGTTGACGGATATATCTTAATTAAAGTAATGAAAGAAATTGGTGTAGAAAGCCGTGCAAAATTAGAAGAGGGTAACATTTTTACAAACGCATTTAAAAATGTTAGCCTGGCAGCACCGCCGACTCGTCTTGTTTTTTATGAAGATATTGTGGCAACATCCGGTGCGGTGATCGCGTTAATTTTTGTTGTATTATCCCATTTTACAGGGTTATATTTTCTTGATGGTTTGGGGACCCTTATTATCGGCATCTTGCTAATTGGCATCGCTCTTAAGATTGGATACGAAAATACAATCGGCTTAATCGGTGTAGCTGCCCCTAAAATTGTTGAAGAACGAATAGCGAAAATTATTTTAGGTGATCAAAATGTAGTTGATATTAGTAAGCTTCGAATTGTCCAAGAAGGAAGAGATTATCATGTTGAGAGTTATATTGAGCTTAAGAAAGGACTTACGCTAGGAGAAGCGGATGATATCAAATATCAAGTTCAAGATAAGGTATTAGAAGATCCAGGAGTTGTCGATGTGACAATAGGAATATTAGAGACTGATGACCAAAAAGATTGGCAGGTAGAAAAATCAAACCCTAAAAAAACGTAG
- a CDS encoding M42 family metallopeptidase, which produces MNQETQDLFKTLTELPGAPGNEHHVRHFMKKELESYSDEIIQDRLGGVFGVRHGKGPKVMVAGHMDEVGFMVTQITKNGMIRFQPLGGWWSQVLLAQRVQVLTDKGPVVGVIGSIPPHNLTPEQRKKPMEMKNMLIDIGADDKDDAEAIGIKPGQSILPICPFTPMANDKKILAKAWDNRYGCGLAIELLKELKGEKLSNQLYSGATVQEEVGLRGAQVASQMIDPDIFYALDASPANDMSGDDKEFGQLGKGALLRILDKSMVTHRGMREFVLDTAETNDIPYQYFVSQGGTDAGRVHTTNNGVPSAVVGICSRYIHTSSSMIHIDDYAAAKELIVKLVKSTDQNTVDLIRSNV; this is translated from the coding sequence ATGAATCAAGAGACACAGGATCTGTTTAAGACACTTACTGAACTTCCGGGCGCACCTGGCAATGAACATCACGTACGCCATTTTATGAAAAAGGAATTGGAAAGTTATTCAGATGAAATCATACAGGATCGTTTAGGCGGCGTCTTTGGTGTGCGCCATGGAAAAGGACCTAAGGTGATGGTTGCGGGTCATATGGATGAAGTAGGTTTCATGGTGACACAAATTACTAAAAACGGGATGATTCGCTTTCAGCCATTAGGTGGCTGGTGGAGCCAGGTATTACTTGCACAGCGAGTCCAGGTGCTGACGGATAAAGGTCCTGTCGTCGGTGTGATCGGATCGATTCCTCCTCATAACTTAACACCAGAGCAACGGAAAAAGCCGATGGAAATGAAAAATATGCTCATCGATATTGGGGCAGATGATAAAGATGATGCGGAGGCGATTGGCATTAAGCCAGGTCAGTCGATTCTGCCTATTTGTCCGTTTACGCCGATGGCCAATGACAAAAAAATTCTAGCGAAAGCCTGGGATAATCGCTACGGCTGTGGTCTAGCTATAGAATTATTGAAAGAGCTAAAAGGAGAGAAATTATCCAACCAGTTGTATTCCGGAGCAACTGTACAAGAGGAAGTTGGATTACGCGGTGCCCAGGTAGCTTCTCAAATGATCGATCCTGATATTTTCTACGCCCTCGATGCCTCTCCAGCTAACGATATGAGCGGCGATGATAAAGAATTTGGTCAATTAGGCAAAGGAGCGCTTTTACGTATTCTTGATAAATCGATGGTGACGCATCGTGGGATGAGGGAATTCGTTCTCGATACTGCCGAAACAAACGATATCCCCTATCAGTATTTTGTGTCCCAAGGGGGAACAGATGCAGGTCGTGTTCATACAACGAATAATGGTGTTCCATCGGCTGTTGTCGGGATTTGTTCAAGGTATATCCATACCTCTTCCTCTATGATTCATATTGATGATTATGCAGCCGCAAAAGAGCTGATTGTAAAACTTGTGAAATCAACCGATCAAAATACGGTTGATTTAATTAGATCAAATGTATAA
- a CDS encoding potassium channel family protein has product MIILRKFFLKMLKVNNYVLFVSSALLIILSSVLVVYVENDTFPTVFDGFWWVMTTVTTVGYGDYYPVTVAGRGIAIILYIFGIGLIGIVIGKIIDGLAVFRKKRVEGDIVFKGRDHFIIIGWSQKARFAVNEMVATHKDVEIIIIDELEEAPILTENIHYIKGNASEAITLEKASVASARSVLIFADDHLTNDQVTDGKTLLIASTIESVAPNVHTVVEVMEEKHIKNFQHARVDEFIVSNETISSLAVRSAFRKGVSEIYSQLLRRSVGDDLYHIPVRSSWGTYRDAFQELLNEGATLIADRSDLTINRRLDEQLPAEAELYVVCDEPTYEKIMKKGGSL; this is encoded by the coding sequence ATGATCATATTAAGAAAGTTCTTTCTAAAAATGTTGAAAGTAAATAACTATGTCTTGTTCGTAAGTAGTGCCTTATTGATAATCTTATCTTCAGTCCTTGTTGTTTATGTTGAGAATGATACGTTTCCTACCGTATTCGATGGCTTTTGGTGGGTAATGACAACCGTGACAACTGTAGGATATGGAGATTATTATCCTGTAACTGTAGCCGGTCGTGGCATAGCGATTATTTTGTACATATTTGGCATCGGCCTCATCGGAATTGTAATAGGTAAAATCATTGACGGACTTGCAGTATTTAGAAAAAAAAGGGTGGAGGGTGATATCGTGTTTAAAGGCAGGGATCATTTTATTATTATTGGCTGGTCGCAAAAGGCACGTTTTGCTGTTAATGAGATGGTGGCTACCCATAAAGATGTTGAAATCATTATCATTGACGAACTGGAAGAAGCACCAATATTAACGGAGAATATTCACTACATAAAAGGCAATGCATCAGAAGCGATAACCTTAGAAAAAGCATCCGTAGCAAGTGCACGCTCTGTCCTGATATTTGCAGATGATCACCTAACGAATGATCAAGTAACAGACGGAAAAACACTGCTGATTGCTTCCACCATCGAGTCGGTTGCTCCTAATGTTCACACCGTTGTAGAAGTTATGGAAGAGAAACATATTAAGAATTTTCAGCATGCACGCGTAGATGAATTTATTGTATCGAATGAAACGATTTCTTCACTCGCCGTTAGATCAGCCTTCAGGAAAGGGGTTTCAGAGATTTATAGTCAGCTGTTGAGACGTTCTGTAGGTGATGACCTTTATCATATCCCTGTACGCTCCTCATGGGGTACGTACCGTGATGCATTTCAGGAATTATTAAATGAAGGCGCAACACTGATTGCAGACCGGAGCGATCTTACCATCAACCGCCGCCTTGATGAGCAATTGCCTGCCGAGGCCGAATTGTACGTCGTTTGTGATGAGCCTACTTATGAAAAGATTATGAAAAAAGGTGGCTCCCTATGA
- the pepV gene encoding dipeptidase PepV — protein sequence MLKIAEKDGFVTKNVDGHAGHIEFGQGEQILGILGHLDVVPSGEGWETDPFTPVIKDGNIYARGTQDDKGPVMAAYIAMKLLKDQGFKPNKRVRLIVGTDEERDWQGIEHYFKHEDMPEFGFSPDASFPVINAEKGLVDTYLTFPVSKESHGTCELLTIESGDRLNMVPSHAIAKIKTADDIEEAFQSFLRTKDVEGKVDRQNDEITITVEGTPAHGSKPEQGKNAALLLLAFLQELPLPKAHKQIVTKLHHRFHDFTGKAIGLNYMDEASGSLTLNVGSLTWKKGENCRVGLNTRYPVTVDGETVIDKIKQFAEHEGGLFELYDHLHALYVEADNPYVQTLLSIYNEVTNEDEKVKAIGGATYARTLKSGVAYGALFKDSPDTAHQKNEHVRIKDMIKAISIYADSIYRLTK from the coding sequence ATGCTTAAGATTGCTGAAAAGGATGGTTTCGTAACAAAGAACGTTGATGGTCACGCCGGTCACATCGAGTTTGGACAAGGAGAGCAAATTCTCGGTATTCTCGGCCACCTGGATGTTGTACCATCAGGAGAAGGCTGGGAGACCGATCCTTTCACACCTGTCATTAAGGACGGAAACATCTATGCCCGAGGAACACAGGACGATAAAGGACCGGTCATGGCCGCCTATATCGCTATGAAACTGCTCAAAGATCAAGGCTTCAAGCCAAACAAACGCGTCCGGCTCATCGTTGGAACCGACGAAGAACGAGACTGGCAGGGCATCGAGCATTATTTTAAGCATGAAGATATGCCCGAGTTCGGTTTTTCCCCAGATGCCTCTTTTCCAGTTATTAATGCGGAAAAAGGGTTAGTAGATACCTATCTCACGTTCCCTGTATCCAAAGAATCACATGGTACTTGTGAGCTTCTGACGATTGAGAGTGGGGATCGCCTGAATATGGTTCCGTCCCATGCGATAGCGAAAATTAAAACGGCTGATGACATAGAGGAAGCATTCCAATCCTTCCTCCGAACAAAGGATGTTGAAGGAAAAGTAGATAGGCAAAATGATGAAATCACCATAACAGTTGAGGGGACACCAGCACATGGCAGTAAGCCAGAACAGGGTAAAAATGCGGCCCTCCTTTTGTTAGCTTTTTTACAAGAGCTCCCTCTTCCAAAAGCACACAAGCAAATCGTGACAAAGCTTCACCATCGATTTCATGATTTTACTGGGAAAGCTATAGGGTTGAATTACATGGATGAAGCTTCTGGCTCACTTACATTAAACGTAGGCTCACTCACTTGGAAAAAGGGAGAGAACTGCCGAGTAGGGTTAAATACACGTTATCCTGTGACTGTTGATGGAGAAACCGTGATTGATAAAATAAAACAATTTGCTGAACATGAGGGTGGATTGTTTGAACTTTACGATCACTTGCACGCTCTCTATGTAGAAGCTGATAATCCTTACGTACAAACATTATTATCTATTTATAATGAAGTAACAAATGAGGATGAAAAGGTGAAAGCTATAGGTGGCGCTACCTATGCACGGACACTTAAATCCGGTGTCGCTTATGGGGCTTTGTTCAAAGACAGCCCTGATACAGCCCATCAAAAAAATGAGCACGTACGAATAAAAGACATGATTAAGGCGATCTCCATCTACGCGGATTCCATCTACCGACTAACCAAATAA
- a CDS encoding pseudouridine synthase, protein MRIDKLLANMGYGTRKKVKGLLKGGNVRVNGEPEKSPKSHVNPNEDMVTVMGEEVDYREYIYLMLNKPGDLVSATKDANDTTVIDILQIEDQVFEPFPIGRLDKDTEGLLLITNDGQLAHRLTTPKKDIGKTYYAVIAGEVTKSDVEKFAEGVTLDDGYVTKPANLHIIHSAAQSEIELTITEGKFHQVKRMFEAVDKQVTYLKRIQIGNLKLDPELELGEYRELTEEELDYLLTITNLE, encoded by the coding sequence ATGAGAATCGATAAATTGTTAGCAAATATGGGTTATGGCACACGAAAAAAAGTCAAAGGGCTGCTTAAGGGTGGAAATGTGAGAGTTAATGGTGAGCCAGAGAAGAGTCCTAAATCCCATGTAAATCCAAATGAAGATATGGTTACTGTCATGGGAGAAGAAGTAGACTATCGAGAATATATTTATTTAATGTTAAATAAACCGGGTGATTTAGTTTCCGCTACAAAGGATGCGAATGACACAACAGTTATTGATATTCTTCAAATAGAAGATCAAGTCTTCGAACCCTTTCCTATTGGCAGGTTAGATAAAGATACAGAGGGATTGCTCTTAATTACTAACGACGGCCAGCTGGCCCATCGTTTAACCACGCCAAAAAAGGATATTGGTAAAACGTATTATGCTGTTATAGCGGGTGAAGTAACAAAAAGTGATGTAGAAAAATTCGCTGAAGGTGTTACTCTTGATGACGGATATGTCACGAAACCTGCGAATCTCCACATTATACATTCAGCTGCTCAATCAGAAATAGAGCTGACGATAACAGAAGGTAAGTTCCACCAAGTGAAACGAATGTTTGAAGCAGTCGATAAACAGGTTACTTACTTAAAACGAATTCAGATAGGAAATTTGAAGCTGGATCCTGAACTTGAGTTAGGGGAATATAGAGAACTCACTGAAGAAGAACTTGATTATTTGCTCACCATTACTAATTTAGAATAG
- a CDS encoding YtnP family quorum-quenching lactonase, with translation METMKIGRAKLTWLNGGVTHMDGGAMFGVVPKPLWSRKYPVNDKNQIELRTDPILLQVDGKNLIIDSGIGNGKFTDKQKRNYGVFEESNIDQSLAGLDLTRADIDLVLMTHLHFDHACGLTAWDQEQLVPAFPNAKIYTNETEWQEMKNPNIRSRNTYWEANWKPVESLVHTFSDSIDVLPGLQMIHTSGHSDGHSIIVFEDGEETFIHMADIMPTHAHQNVLWALAYDDYPVTSVHEKKKWMEYGYGKEAWYVFYHDAHYRALKFDQHGEVVDKTDRTARAYE, from the coding sequence TTGGAAACAATGAAAATTGGCAGAGCTAAATTGACGTGGTTAAATGGCGGAGTCACTCATATGGATGGCGGAGCAATGTTTGGTGTCGTTCCTAAGCCACTATGGAGTCGCAAATATCCTGTAAATGATAAAAACCAAATTGAACTTCGGACTGATCCGATTTTACTTCAAGTCGATGGGAAAAATTTAATCATTGATTCCGGTATAGGTAATGGTAAGTTTACCGATAAGCAAAAACGAAATTATGGGGTTTTTGAAGAGTCAAATATTGACCAAAGCCTAGCAGGACTGGATTTAACTCGTGCCGATATTGATCTTGTGTTAATGACCCATTTACATTTTGATCATGCGTGTGGTTTGACAGCGTGGGATCAGGAGCAACTTGTTCCAGCTTTTCCGAATGCGAAGATTTATACGAATGAAACCGAATGGCAGGAAATGAAGAATCCGAACATTCGATCTAGAAATACGTACTGGGAAGCGAACTGGAAACCAGTAGAATCACTTGTACATACATTTTCGGATTCTATTGACGTTTTGCCAGGCTTACAAATGATTCATACGAGCGGTCATAGTGACGGACATTCCATTATTGTCTTTGAAGATGGAGAGGAGACGTTTATTCATATGGCAGACATCATGCCTACCCATGCTCACCAAAATGTTCTTTGGGCCCTTGCCTATGATGACTATCCAGTTACATCTGTTCATGAAAAGAAGAAATGGATGGAGTATGGATATGGGAAAGAGGCATGGTATGTCTTTTACCATGATGCCCATTACCGTGCACTGAAATTTGATCAGCATGGGGAAGTAGTCGACAAAACAGATAGAACGGCACGTGCCTATGAATAA
- the trmB gene encoding tRNA (guanosine(46)-N7)-methyltransferase TrmB has product MRLRHKPWADDYMDENSHIVVRNPFDWKGKWNEAFNRVQPLHLEIGSGKGQFIAGMGKQHPEVNFIGLERVKSVIVGALKKVLDAETENIRLINEDAQDLRDLFATNEIDHIYLNFSDPWPKSRHEKRRLTFHAFLDQYKDVLKQGGAVTLKTDNRGLFEYSLASFSQYGMTLEDVSLDLHALEDPLNVQTEYEEKFSAKGQPIYRCTARFNSW; this is encoded by the coding sequence ATGCGTTTAAGACATAAACCATGGGCGGATGACTATATGGATGAAAACAGTCATATTGTTGTTCGAAACCCATTTGATTGGAAAGGCAAGTGGAATGAAGCATTTAATAGAGTCCAGCCATTGCATTTAGAGATAGGTTCAGGGAAAGGACAATTTATTGCCGGGATGGGCAAGCAGCACCCTGAGGTTAATTTTATAGGTCTTGAGCGTGTCAAAAGTGTAATCGTAGGTGCGTTAAAGAAGGTCCTTGATGCGGAAACGGAAAATATACGGCTGATAAACGAGGATGCACAGGACTTACGTGATCTTTTTGCTACAAATGAAATTGATCACATTTATTTGAATTTCTCTGATCCATGGCCGAAAAGCCGTCACGAGAAAAGAAGATTGACGTTCCACGCTTTCTTAGACCAGTATAAAGATGTGTTAAAACAGGGCGGAGCGGTGACACTTAAAACGGATAACCGTGGACTGTTTGAGTACTCTCTTGCAAGCTTCTCACAATACGGCATGACTTTAGAGGATGTCTCCTTAGATCTCCATGCATTAGAGGATCCCCTGAATGTACAAACTGAATATGAGGAGAAATTCTCTGCTAAAGGACAGCCGATTTATCGTTGCACAGCTCGTTTTAATTCATGGTAA
- the thpR gene encoding RNA 2',3'-cyclic phosphodiesterase yields the protein MATNHYFIGVPLQKEKQDEFADLQKILRQEMTYKTWTHPEDFHITLKFLGACTTEQLAAIEKELQKKSWPDPFELELGPAASFGKKDQPRVFHLSVKEASPLARIKKEIEQLCEQVGFEKEDRTYKPHITLAKKWVSGLSPLSAEKVNDHFLKTYSMDVDRFCLYQIHPQQSPKYEVVCEVNLYSGGEA from the coding sequence ATGGCGACTAATCACTATTTTATCGGGGTCCCTTTACAAAAAGAAAAACAAGATGAGTTTGCAGATTTACAAAAGATACTACGGCAGGAGATGACTTATAAAACATGGACGCACCCTGAAGATTTTCATATTACGCTGAAATTTCTAGGTGCCTGCACAACGGAGCAACTGGCAGCCATCGAAAAGGAACTGCAAAAAAAATCGTGGCCTGACCCATTTGAACTAGAGCTCGGACCTGCAGCTTCTTTTGGAAAGAAGGACCAACCAAGGGTCTTTCATCTATCAGTTAAAGAAGCCTCTCCCTTGGCAAGAATTAAAAAAGAGATTGAGCAACTTTGTGAACAGGTGGGTTTTGAGAAAGAAGATAGAACGTATAAGCCGCATATTACCTTGGCGAAAAAGTGGGTTAGCGGACTGTCTCCTTTGTCGGCTGAGAAGGTTAATGACCACTTTTTAAAAACCTATTCTATGGACGTTGATCGTTTTTGCCTCTATCAAATTCACCCGCAGCAATCCCCTAAGTATGAGGTTGTATGCGAAGTAAACCTGTATAGTGGAGGTGAAGCCTAA
- a CDS encoding NERD domain-containing protein: protein MAQLIKLQDYISRYETNMYQYPSKYIRLKQENWTKIKQLWEQGELQGREKKKEIPLEEDRKDKPWLRFLRKRQVEHHVEAIEEEAWTPTTMLELKQYFLDGLLPFQIKWATTTLQKKSFVDGSIHEDENLKLFLQRLPDTFLVMYHPIVEIKTVPVEAEVILIGPHEIEIISVLDVPDVTTIYPSSESSWHVEKRGIRTKMFSPMHGLKRTETFVKSVLRSYDLDFPFRKVVLAPSHSFDGPKASYLTSYIDKASYTGWLEEKRKLSSPLKHNQLKVADLLIRHTKTLAVKRPEWELDDSKNQL from the coding sequence ATGGCTCAGTTAATTAAACTGCAGGACTATATTTCGAGGTACGAAACGAATATGTACCAATATCCCAGCAAATATATTCGTCTAAAGCAGGAAAATTGGACGAAAATAAAGCAACTGTGGGAGCAAGGGGAGCTGCAAGGGCGCGAGAAGAAGAAGGAAATTCCTTTAGAGGAAGATAGAAAGGATAAACCCTGGCTTCGTTTTTTAAGGAAGAGACAAGTAGAGCATCATGTCGAAGCTATCGAAGAAGAAGCGTGGACACCGACAACGATGCTTGAACTAAAACAGTATTTTCTTGATGGGCTGCTCCCTTTCCAAATCAAATGGGCTACCACGACATTGCAAAAGAAATCGTTTGTTGATGGATCTATACATGAGGATGAAAACTTAAAGTTATTTTTGCAACGCCTGCCTGATACTTTTTTGGTTATGTATCATCCCATTGTTGAAATCAAGACGGTTCCAGTGGAGGCGGAGGTCATCTTAATTGGCCCACACGAAATTGAAATCATTTCTGTCTTAGATGTGCCGGACGTTACGACTATATATCCTTCTAGTGAATCTAGCTGGCATGTAGAGAAAAGAGGGATTCGTACCAAGATGTTCAGCCCAATGCATGGGTTAAAAAGAACAGAGACGTTTGTGAAAAGTGTCTTGCGGTCGTATGATCTTGATTTTCCTTTCCGTAAAGTAGTTTTGGCACCTTCACATTCATTTGATGGACCAAAAGCATCTTATTTAACAAGTTACATAGATAAAGCATCCTACACTGGATGGTTAGAAGAGAAAAGGAAGCTGAGTTCCCCTTTGAAACACAATCAATTGAAAGTGGCAGATTTACTCATCCGCCATACAAAAACACTAGCAGTGAAAAGGCCCGAATGGGAACTGGATGATTCTAAGAATCAATTATAA
- a CDS encoding putative polysaccharide biosynthesis protein — MSKILKGTMILTVASFLSKFLGMIYTVPFEEMVGPDGMELYFYAYTPYNILLSLSTLGVPLAVSKFVSKYNSLEDYQTGREMLKSGMLLMGLTGFVAFLITFLGAEQIAIHSLSDEATNTKVAEVTMVIRMISFALLIIPLMSIIRGFFQGNDSMAPTGISQVIEQIVRIIFLLVSVYIVLNVIGGELSTAIGFSTFAAFVGGVASFIVLVVFWKKRKPHLDKLVEQQEFTYDISRKSMFKELLGYAGPFVLVGIATPLYQLIDQFTFKQAMYEAGLGQDSGEAISAIHVLSHKLVIIPVTLGIGLSLALLPAITKSYTKNYMGQLNHQINQALQIIALLILPAVVGLSVLAYEAYGSFYGVDRVSYFGELLRWYAPVGLFFALYTVTSSILQGINRQNFAVVSLGSGLAIKLLTNSWFIVMFGAKGSIISTGLAVLVAVALNLWRIHRAIDFSYKQVYKRSLLIIIVTTIMAAVVFLIKWAIGLLWDPLDSRLAALFILLLSAGVGGILYLWMAYQTTLLERILGGRVRILDKFLRRGQRG; from the coding sequence ATGTCGAAAATTTTAAAAGGTACAATGATTTTGACAGTCGCCTCATTCCTGTCAAAATTTTTAGGAATGATTTATACAGTCCCGTTTGAGGAAATGGTAGGTCCTGATGGGATGGAGCTCTATTTCTACGCTTATACACCATACAATATTTTATTAAGTTTATCTACACTTGGTGTACCTTTAGCTGTATCAAAGTTTGTCTCCAAATATAATTCGCTTGAGGATTATCAAACAGGACGTGAGATGTTAAAGTCTGGCATGCTGCTTATGGGACTTACAGGATTTGTTGCGTTTTTGATTACGTTTTTAGGCGCTGAACAAATTGCTATTCATAGTTTGTCGGATGAAGCTACGAATACTAAGGTAGCCGAGGTAACTATGGTTATTCGTATGATCAGCTTTGCCCTACTAATTATACCTTTAATGAGTATCATACGCGGATTTTTTCAAGGAAACGACTCAATGGCTCCCACCGGGATTTCTCAAGTCATTGAACAAATCGTGCGGATTATCTTTTTACTCGTTTCGGTATATATTGTACTTAATGTGATAGGCGGGGAGCTTTCAACAGCAATTGGTTTTTCCACTTTTGCGGCTTTCGTAGGTGGAGTTGCCTCATTCATTGTCCTGGTTGTGTTTTGGAAAAAGCGTAAACCCCATTTGGATAAGCTGGTAGAACAGCAGGAGTTTACGTATGATATTTCAAGAAAATCAATGTTTAAGGAACTGTTAGGTTATGCAGGCCCGTTTGTGTTAGTTGGAATAGCGACACCCCTGTATCAGCTAATTGATCAATTTACTTTCAAACAAGCAATGTATGAAGCTGGTCTCGGGCAAGATTCCGGGGAGGCAATATCAGCCATCCATGTGTTAAGTCATAAGTTGGTAATCATACCTGTAACATTAGGAATTGGTCTATCCCTTGCTTTACTACCGGCTATAACAAAGTCATACACAAAAAATTACATGGGACAGTTAAATCACCAAATCAACCAGGCATTACAGATTATAGCCCTGCTCATTTTGCCTGCAGTCGTAGGATTATCGGTTCTCGCTTATGAGGCCTATGGATCCTTTTATGGGGTAGATAGGGTGAGTTATTTTGGGGAATTGCTTAGATGGTATGCGCCCGTTGGATTATTCTTTGCATTATATACTGTAACATCGTCCATTCTACAAGGTATAAACCGGCAAAACTTCGCTGTGGTCAGTCTCGGTTCAGGACTTGCGATTAAGCTCCTCACAAACTCATGGTTTATCGTTATGTTCGGTGCAAAAGGATCAATTATTTCAACCGGATTGGCAGTCCTTGTCGCTGTAGCTTTAAATTTATGGCGAATTCACAGAGCGATTGATTTTTCATACAAGCAAGTATATAAAAGAAGCCTGCTTATCATCATCGTTACTACGATCATGGCTGCTGTCGTTTTTTTAATAAAATGGGCTATAGGCCTTCTGTGGGACCCGCTTGATAGCAGACTGGCTGCATTGTTTATATTATTGCTCAGTGCAGGAGTAGGAGGGATCCTTTATTTGTGGATGGCCTACCAAACAACATTGCTCGAGAGAATATTAGGAGGACGTGTACGGATACTTGATAAGTTTTTACGGCGCGGCCAAAGGGGGTAA
- a CDS encoding DeoR family transcriptional regulator gives MIIRSGLLNHPSSRMLNRIKAVYLYIKDQGVVTTNQLAEEFGITDRTMQRDLSILEYNGLVSSPHRGKWTTTEKKVKIS, from the coding sequence ATGATAATAAGGAGTGGTCTTTTGAATCATCCATCATCCCGTATGCTAAATCGGATCAAGGCTGTTTACTTGTATATTAAGGACCAAGGGGTCGTTACGACTAACCAGCTCGCTGAAGAGTTCGGTATAACTGATCGAACGATGCAAAGGGACTTAAGCATTTTGGAATACAACGGTCTTGTTTCAAGCCCGCACCGTGGAAAGTGGACAACAACTGAAAAGAAAGTCAAGATTTCATAA
- a CDS encoding PepSY domain-containing protein has translation MNWKKVAIAAGVGAFAGYVVKEQVANKQGVTPEKALKIAKEAFKKQGPISGSWIYMKPEELNKNGINYEVYRGGISKNQDGETSQYEFFIDSETGTIIDVAEETA, from the coding sequence ATGAATTGGAAAAAGGTTGCAATAGCTGCAGGTGTTGGAGCATTTGCTGGTTATGTCGTGAAAGAACAAGTGGCAAACAAACAGGGCGTCACTCCTGAAAAAGCTTTAAAAATTGCTAAGGAAGCATTCAAAAAGCAAGGACCTATTAGCGGTTCATGGATTTACATGAAGCCCGAAGAACTCAACAAAAATGGAATCAACTATGAAGTTTATCGTGGCGGGATTTCTAAAAACCAAGATGGTGAAACCTCCCAATACGAATTTTTCATTGACTCCGAAACAGGAACAATCATTGATGTAGCAGAAGAAACTGCATAG